GTGCAATTACCATCAGTCTCCGGAAATTCGATTGGGGTGCCGAATGATCCGCTGCAGGACGACGGTTCGCGCCTTTCGGATCTCCCTGCTGCAGCGATCGGCCTGCTCCCCCAAGTCCTCAATGCTCTGCATGAACTCGTCCATCTTCCTCTGGATCTCCTCGATCCCGAGCCGCACGGCCTCCTCGTCCCGCAGCGCGAACTCCGCGCTGCCCAGCAAGGAGGTGATCTGGACCTCCACGCGGGCGACGAGGACCCTGATGCTGTCCAGGTCCTTGATGGCGATGTAGGTGCCGACCTGCATCGAGCGCAGCACGTCCTTCTGGCCGCGCAGCAGGTCCTGGTAGTTCTTGAACAGGGAGTCGATCCAGCGGCCCATCGAGCCGACGgggatggcggcggcggcggcgagggcggcggcgacggggggggcggcgatggcggcggcgacgacggagCAGATGAGGACGGCGGCGAAGGTGGCGGCGAAGATGATGCTGGAGACCCGGCGCCAGGTCCGGATGGTGCGGATCCTCTTGTTGAGCCTGCGCTTGTGCTGCTGGAGCCTGTCGAGCATGGAGAGCTGCTGGACGTAGACGGAGTGGAAGGCGGCGAAGAACTCCTCGGTGAAGGGGTCGCCGGCGGCCGTGAATCGCCTCAGCTCCTCCAGCGTGCCGGCGTACCTGCTCCTGCCGGCTTCGGGGTCGGCATCGGCATCGGCATCGGCATCGGCATCGGGGTTTTGGTGGTGTTCTTGGGCGAAGCGCTGGAGGGCGACGTGGACGAGGAGGTGGGAGTCGCGGGCGCGGTGGAGGGAGTGCTCGAGGGCGGAGCAGAAGTCGAGGGTGCGGAGGCTGCAGTCGAAGTAGTCCTCGACGAGGGCGAACAGGTCGGGGCTGCGCCAGATGTCCTCCTTGCAGTCGAGGATGACGCGGACCACCTCCTGGTTCATGTCCAGCAGGCACCCCGTCACCTCGCGCAGCGACCCCAGCGACAGCGCCCGCACCTCCACCCCCGACGCCAGCGCCGTGATCGCCTCGCTCGTCCGCCGGTGCAGCGCCGCGTCGAACGACCGCAGCTCCGGGTCCACGCGGCACGCTGCCTCGTACGAGCTCAGCTCCGACGAGTACTCCATCCCCCCTCCTGcgcccgtcgccgccgccgccgccgccgccgccgcgccggagTCGCCGGCCCTCTTGGAGAAGTGCGCGCCCATGAAAGGTGATTTAATTGATTACTGAGGAATGAAATGATTGCGCGCGAAACGAAttgtagaaaaaagaaaaaaggaatgtGGGACGACGTGTTTAATAAAAGAGAGAGGTGGGGGAAGAGTGTGGGAAATAGATATAGCCTGTACGCATTATAAACGAGGAGAGATAGAGAGGAAGGGGGAAGAGGTGGGCAATGGTGTTCACTAGAagcaacctctctctctctctctttttttactctctctctctcttttactttctctctcttattagtttctctctctctctctctctctctctatctatatctCTGCGGCGTTGTAGTTTGTATGCGGGAAGCAACGCGAAGAGTAGTTGGCGAAGGCaacagaggagagagagagagagaggaaaaagcaagtagagagagaaaagaatgagATTGAAGGAGAAACACCGAGGAAGGTGGGTAGAGAAAAGAAACTATtgcctgcacctggtgtataAGTCCATCTCATACACCGAATTCCCTACCATCAAACTTCTAATTTATTTGATGTGTTTTTCGGTATTTAGAAATATCTAcgttataaaaaattataatatctaaatatatttgtcataatttaaataataatacttaCATTAAATTAGGTGTACGCCGATTGCAGCTGCATTTGGTGTAGGCAAAAATATCAAGAGAGGTGGGAGGGAAGTAGATGGGTGGGGATGCGACGTCAGCAAAAGGGAAACGGTTTTATAGTGCGCGAAATGACGAAAATGCCCTTGTCTTTCCTTTTACGTCTTGTCTTTTTCTCCTGATTAAGCTGGGCTGGTGTTCGGGTTGGTCTTGCGGAGGCTGACTTTGGTTTCTGCAGAAGGGGTCTGCTAAGGGTACCCAAAAGTGTACCCCAAAAATTACCCTCAACTTTGAATTTTCTACCACTGTTAGATCTCATTTGtggaaaatttaaaaactctcaaatttgaattttctacTGCTGTTAGATCTCATTTGTGGAAAATTTAGAACCTCTTTTTGTGGCCCTCAAATTTGGGTAACTCGaattaattttagtttcaaatttcTCAACAATTACTATCATATTTCAATGATTATTATTAAAGATAActcttcaaaaaattatgaagggCTCCACACGTTAAAAAAAAGTGTCGATGTTAACAACTCACAAGCAACCTCAAACTAGTTTTACTATAATTCAATACTGTATATACTCAAtagtttat
Above is a genomic segment from Ananas comosus cultivar F153 linkage group 15, ASM154086v1, whole genome shotgun sequence containing:
- the LOC109721041 gene encoding UPF0496 protein 1-like, producing the protein MGAHFSKRAGDSGAAAAAAAAATGAGGGMEYSSELSSYEAACRVDPELRSFDAALHRRTSEAITALASGVEVRALSLGSLREVTGCLLDMNQEVVRVILDCKEDIWRSPDLFALVEDYFDCSLRTLDFCSALEHSLHRARDSHLLVHVALQRFAQEHHQNPDADADADADADPEAGRSRYAGTLEELRRFTAAGDPFTEEFFAAFHSVYVQQLSMLDRLQQHKRRLNKRIRTIRTWRRVSSIIFAATFAAVLICSVVAAAIAAPPVAAALAAAAAIPVGSMGRWIDSLFKNYQDLLRGQKDVLRSMQVGTYIAIKDLDSIRVLVARVEVQITSLLGSAEFALRDEEAVRLGIEEIQRKMDEFMQSIEDLGEQADRCSREIRKARTVVLQRIIRHPNRISGD